Proteins encoded together in one Prunus dulcis chromosome 3, ALMONDv2, whole genome shotgun sequence window:
- the LOC117621752 gene encoding secreted RxLR effector protein 161-like, giving the protein MGRFQSNPGMQHWIVGKKILRYLHRRKAYMLIYRHTENSELVGYADVNIRKAEDDYISTSGFLFKIAGVVVAWKSAKQSGVLSSTMFSEYIACYEATSHAVWLWNFIEDIKVVDSISRPV; this is encoded by the coding sequence ATGGGGAGATTTCAGTCAAATCCAGGAATGCAACATTGGATAGTTGGAAAGAAGATACTAAGGTACCTACATAGAAGAAAGGCTTACATGTTGATTTATCGACACACAGAGAATTCAGAGCTTGTTGGTTATGCTGATGTGAATATTAGAAAAGCAGAGGATGATTACATCTCCACTTcaggttttcttttcaagataGCAGGAGTAGTTGTTGCTTGGAAGAGTGCTAAACAATCTGGTGTTTTGAGTTCAACTATGTTTTCAGAATACATAGCTTGCTATGAAGCCACTTCTCATGCAGTATGGCTATGGAATTTTATCGAAGACATTAAAGTGGTGGACTCGATTTCAAGACCAGTGTAG
- the LOC117621753 gene encoding uncharacterized protein LOC117621753, whose translation MIHALVAKNKLGFVDGSIQRPSEKEQPKEYALWNQCNSMVLTWLSHSVEPGLTKGVIHAKIAHQVWKDFKDQFSQKNAPTVYQIQKSIASLSQGTMRVQVYFSKLKDLWDELEAYRPPLTCNEEKTHRERKEEDQMMQFLMGLSDTFNNVRANILMMTPLPNIRQAYSLVIQDETQRQMTSSTTENFSLAAAIQSRQNNFSNDSKQKEV comes from the coding sequence ATGATTCATGCCCTCGTAGCCAAGAACAAGTTAGGATTCGTCGATGGATCCATTCAACGTCCTTCAGAAAAAGAACAGCCAAAAGAGTACGCTCTTTGGAATCAATGCAACAGTATGGTTCTGACATGGCTTTCACACTCTGTAGAGCCCGGTCTCACCAAAGGAGTCATTCATGCAAAAATTGCACACCAAGTATGGAAGGATTTTAAAGATCAATTTTCACAAAAGAATGCACCAACAGTATACCAGATTCAAAAATCCATTGCATCTCTTTCACAAGGCACCATGAGAGTCCAAGTTTATTTCTCAAAACTCAAAGACCTTTGGGATGAGTTGGAGGCATATCGACCTCCCCTCACGTGTAACGAGGAAAAGACACAtcgagaaagaaaagaagaagatcaaatgATGCAATTTCTCATGGGCTTGAGCGACACCTTTAATAATGTTCGCGCCAATATTCTCATGATGACACCATTGCCCAACATTCGTCAAGCCTATTCACTCGTCATTCAAGACGAGACTCAACGACAAATGACCTCAAGTACAACTGAAAATTTCTCCCTCGCTGCTGCAATCCAAAGCCGCCAAAACAATTTTTCCAATGATTCCAAGCAAAAAGAAGTGTGA